A DNA window from Maribellus comscasis contains the following coding sequences:
- a CDS encoding rhodanese-like domain-containing protein has translation MVQLKFISKIFLLLLMLSMFSCSGNQQKKTGEQTNLQAAPEAKVKINPDAKKLLDRLVEMGDYANSRDIPSLIDPSSVYEELDSSILIVDIRLPEIFVNGHIKNAVNVEFENLQEYFKKDIDPSAFDKIVMVCYAGQGSSYATSLLRLAGYNNVYAMRWGMSGWNKDFAEGSWLDAISSEYEDKLETTTNEKAQTGDFPQLNTGKTTGEEILQSRLDSLFAQGLSIALAYADELFEQPENYYTINYDRRDKYESGHVPGAIRYKPGGTLGIVDEMQTIPTDKQVVIYCNTGHNSGFATAYLRLFGFDAKTLTYGNNAFMHDKMVNEESTLSWLPFTEADIENYPYVEE, from the coding sequence ATGGTTCAACTAAAATTTATTTCAAAGATTTTCCTGCTTTTGTTAATGCTGAGTATGTTTTCCTGCTCCGGCAATCAACAAAAAAAAACAGGTGAACAGACAAACCTTCAGGCTGCTCCCGAAGCAAAAGTCAAAATAAATCCGGATGCAAAAAAGTTGCTTGATCGACTTGTAGAAATGGGGGATTATGCAAATAGTCGTGATATTCCGTCGTTAATAGATCCTTCTTCGGTTTATGAGGAACTGGATAGTAGTATCCTGATTGTAGATATTCGTCTGCCCGAAATTTTTGTAAACGGACACATAAAAAACGCTGTAAATGTCGAATTTGAGAATTTGCAGGAATATTTCAAAAAAGATATTGATCCTTCAGCGTTTGATAAAATTGTTATGGTTTGTTACGCCGGCCAGGGTTCAAGTTATGCAACATCGCTTTTAAGGCTTGCAGGGTATAACAACGTTTATGCTATGCGCTGGGGAATGAGTGGCTGGAACAAAGACTTTGCTGAAGGTTCGTGGCTTGATGCAATTTCTTCCGAATATGAAGATAAACTGGAAACTACAACAAACGAAAAAGCACAAACCGGAGATTTCCCGCAATTGAATACGGGAAAAACTACGGGTGAGGAAATACTGCAATCCAGGCTGGACTCTTTGTTTGCACAGGGATTATCCATCGCGCTTGCTTATGCCGATGAATTATTTGAACAGCCCGAAAATTACTATACTATAAATTACGACCGACGCGATAAATATGAGTCGGGGCATGTTCCGGGAGCAATCCGTTACAAACCGGGCGGGACACTTGGAATTGTCGATGAAATGCAAACCATCCCCACAGATAAGCAAGTAGTGATTTACTGTAATACCGGACACAACTCCGGATTTGCAACAGCGTACCTTCGTTTGTTTGGGTTCGATGCCAAAACATTAACTTACGGAAACAATGCATTTATGCACGACAAAATGGTAAACGAAGAAAGTACACTTTCGTGGCTGCCGTTTACTGAGGCCGATATTGAAAATTATCCTTATGTAGAAGAATAA
- a CDS encoding SDR family NAD(P)-dependent oxidoreductase: MSEEQPKYYTLITGASSGIGRAIATECAKKGFNLFLVSLPDSKLDETIAEIKAHFAVDVKSLGIDLTQTASPQKVFDFSQENEIIINNLVNNAGVGFEGEFENSAPELVDKMLLLNIRSTTLLTLLFLPEMKKIERAHILNISSFASFVALPNKSVYAATKTYILFLTRALNRELKNTSVLLTSVHPSGVTSEHTKKNIRKLSALTRITTLTPEEVAQTAVRNMLNGKKFVVPGGATKFYYLLGSVLPQGLLLRIVGRIFSKTS, translated from the coding sequence ATGAGTGAAGAACAGCCGAAATATTATACATTAATTACAGGTGCCAGTTCCGGAATTGGCAGGGCAATTGCCACGGAATGCGCAAAAAAAGGGTTTAATTTGTTTTTGGTCTCACTCCCCGATAGCAAACTTGATGAGACAATAGCTGAAATAAAAGCGCATTTTGCTGTTGACGTAAAATCACTGGGTATTGATTTAACTCAGACTGCTTCGCCGCAAAAGGTTTTTGATTTTTCACAGGAAAATGAAATAATAATCAATAATCTGGTGAATAATGCCGGAGTTGGCTTTGAGGGAGAGTTTGAAAATAGTGCTCCGGAGCTTGTGGATAAAATGCTCCTGCTAAATATTAGAAGTACAACATTACTGACTTTGTTGTTTCTCCCTGAAATGAAAAAGATCGAACGCGCGCATATTTTGAATATCAGTAGTTTTGCGTCGTTTGTTGCCTTGCCAAACAAGAGTGTTTATGCTGCTACAAAAACATATATTTTGTTTTTAACCCGTGCACTCAACCGCGAACTGAAAAACACCAGTGTTTTGCTTACATCTGTTCATCCAAGCGGAGTGACGTCAGAGCATACGAAGAAAAATATTCGGAAACTGTCGGCATTAACACGTATAACAACCTTGACTCCCGAAGAAGTTGCTCAAACGGCAGTGAGAAACATGCTTAACGGGAAGAAGTTTGTTGTCCCGGGCGGGGCAACAAAATTTTATTATCTGCTTGGTTCTGTTTTGCCGCAGGGATTATTACTACGTATTGTTGGCCGGATTTTTTCAAAAACTTCCTAA
- a CDS encoding NAD-dependent epimerase/dehydratase family protein — MKCFITGATGFIGNRLLEELLKNENEVHLLARSPEKLEIPKNGVTVFKGDLFSTDVLEKAITGCDVVYHLAAYANLWSKDKTLAYKTNYTGTQNVLEAAFRNNIKKVVYTSSAATLPQSKKMEEVDETASLPDTYLTDYETTKRQAENLCMEYFKKGLDVVIVNPPRLYGPGFLNKSNSVTIMIKKYLKGSWRFIPGDGSQLGSYVFIEDVIRGHIQAMKKGIPGKKYILGGENVSYNDFFKILSELTGKKRVMFHIPFSFMLGISKFELFMAETFGKPPLITPPWVKRYLQHRPLNSKKAIRELDYQITPLREGMLKTIAWLKTGLYE, encoded by the coding sequence GTGAAATGTTTTATTACCGGAGCCACCGGATTTATAGGAAACCGATTGCTTGAGGAGCTTTTGAAAAATGAGAATGAAGTGCATTTACTGGCTCGTTCACCCGAAAAACTGGAAATTCCAAAAAACGGGGTCACGGTTTTTAAAGGCGATTTGTTTTCAACCGACGTTTTAGAAAAAGCAATAACAGGTTGCGATGTAGTCTATCATTTGGCTGCTTATGCCAATCTCTGGTCGAAGGACAAGACCCTCGCTTACAAAACCAATTATACGGGAACCCAAAATGTTTTGGAGGCTGCGTTCAGAAATAATATTAAAAAGGTTGTTTATACTTCCAGTGCGGCTACACTTCCACAATCAAAAAAAATGGAAGAGGTGGACGAAACCGCGTCTTTGCCGGATACTTATCTAACGGACTATGAAACAACAAAACGACAGGCCGAAAATTTATGTATGGAATATTTTAAAAAAGGTCTTGATGTTGTTATCGTTAATCCACCGCGTTTGTATGGTCCGGGATTTCTGAATAAAAGCAATTCTGTTACCATTATGATAAAAAAATATCTGAAAGGAAGCTGGCGTTTTATTCCGGGTGATGGCTCCCAGCTGGGAAGTTATGTGTTTATTGAAGACGTGATAAGAGGTCATATTCAGGCAATGAAAAAAGGAATTCCCGGCAAGAAATATATTTTGGGAGGAGAGAATGTTTCATACAACGATTTTTTCAAAATACTTTCTGAATTGACAGGAAAAAAAAGGGTGATGTTTCATATCCCGTTTTCGTTTATGCTCGGTATTTCAAAGTTTGAGCTTTTTATGGCTGAAACCTTTGGGAAACCGCCACTGATTACTCCACCCTGGGTGAAACGTTATTTGCAACACCGGCCTTTAAACAGTAAAAAGGCAATTCGCGAACTGGATTACCAGATTACGCCCCTTAGAGAAGGAATGTTAAAAACAATTGCTTGGTTAAAAACGGGTTTGTATGAGTGA
- a CDS encoding CPBP family intramembrane glutamic endopeptidase, which yields MNFQLSSSETRISILIVGVILFFYLYYYTAHSGFLVRFVERRYKNQSQKELYRFFIQKLTGFAFLGLLPGILYYFFIDHSVDKYGFSLSLLRSNISIILLLAGIIIAILFLTQKVNPERNSLQIKLKEWTISMFVFNAVGWTLYLVGYEFLFRGILLNACFNDFGFWPAIAINVVIYSAIHMVNGKDQAIGALVFGAIACYFTLTKGTLLIPVFMHISLSVFSDYFSIRLNPNLSFVKSETIDIPSR from the coding sequence ATGAATTTTCAATTAAGTTCCTCCGAAACCAGAATATCAATTCTTATTGTGGGAGTTATTCTGTTTTTTTATTTGTACTATTATACAGCACACTCCGGCTTTTTAGTTCGTTTTGTGGAAAGAAGATATAAGAATCAGTCGCAAAAGGAACTTTACCGTTTTTTTATACAAAAACTCACAGGTTTTGCTTTTCTGGGATTACTACCCGGAATTCTGTATTATTTTTTTATCGATCATTCCGTGGACAAATATGGATTCAGCTTATCACTGCTGCGGTCAAACATCAGTATTATTCTGCTATTGGCCGGGATAATTATTGCAATTTTGTTTTTAACGCAAAAAGTCAACCCCGAACGAAACTCGCTTCAAATCAAATTAAAGGAATGGACAATTTCAATGTTTGTTTTTAATGCCGTGGGCTGGACATTGTATTTGGTTGGTTATGAATTTTTGTTCCGGGGAATTCTTTTAAATGCATGTTTTAACGATTTTGGATTTTGGCCGGCCATTGCAATTAATGTTGTGATCTATTCGGCAATTCATATGGTGAACGGAAAAGACCAGGCCATTGGTGCTTTGGTATTTGGAGCCATTGCCTGCTACTTTACGTTGACAAAAGGGACGCTGTTAATTCCTGTTTTTATGCATATCTCGTTGAGTGTATTTTCCGATTATTTTTCAATCCGGCTTAATCCTAACCTCAGTTTTGTAAAATCAGAAACAATTGATATCCCTTCGAGATAA
- a CDS encoding porin family protein, giving the protein MTRRLLLPALFILIVNMALAQRFQGGILAGYNATQVEGDSYKGYHKPGILAGAFVQTDIAPAVFAGLEIKYSQKGARNRINPKDEEPDKYIMRLGYIDIPVFVGFRASDRSAVVGGISAGYLVHAKEFDEYGEFVREDQNAFNDFDLQPFVGFQFDMLDRLKLDLRIAYSVLPIRGLPGEDATNYYWLNNQFNNVISLAFYYRLDR; this is encoded by the coding sequence ATGACAAGAAGACTTTTATTACCGGCACTATTTATTTTAATCGTAAATATGGCTTTGGCGCAACGTTTTCAGGGAGGAATTCTGGCCGGTTATAACGCAACCCAGGTTGAAGGTGATTCATATAAAGGATATCATAAGCCCGGTATTTTGGCGGGAGCATTTGTCCAAACCGATATTGCTCCAGCAGTTTTTGCCGGACTGGAAATAAAATATTCGCAAAAAGGAGCCCGTAATAGAATAAACCCCAAAGATGAAGAACCAGACAAATATATTATGCGGCTGGGGTATATCGATATTCCCGTCTTTGTCGGATTCAGGGCCAGCGACAGAAGTGCAGTTGTAGGAGGAATTTCCGCGGGATATCTTGTTCATGCCAAAGAATTTGACGAGTACGGTGAGTTTGTGCGGGAAGACCAAAATGCATTCAATGACTTCGACTTACAGCCTTTTGTGGGTTTTCAGTTTGATATGCTTGATCGCTTAAAACTGGATTTACGTATAGCTTATTCAGTGTTGCCTATCCGCGGATTGCCGGGTGAAGACGCTACAAATTATTATTGGCTGAACAATCAGTTTAACAATGTTATCTCGCTGGCATTTTATTATCGGCTGGACAGATAA
- a CDS encoding SIR2 family NAD-dependent protein deacylase, with the protein MKKKLVILSGAGMSQESGLKTFRDMGGLWEQYDVTEVASPEAWLRTPELVLRFYNERRKQLWEAKPNGGHIGIADLENEFDVEIVTQNVDDLHEQAGSKKVLHLHGELRKARSTIDPDLVYTLDNWELKLGDKCEKGSQLRPHIVWFGEAVPALNDALPIVQHADILVVIGTSLVVYPAAGLVNYAKPEIPIFVIDPGRPQLFSKNVTYIQEKAGKGVEILKSELEKWK; encoded by the coding sequence ATGAAAAAGAAACTGGTTATACTTTCTGGAGCAGGCATGAGTCAGGAAAGCGGATTAAAAACTTTTCGCGACATGGGTGGCTTATGGGAACAATACGATGTAACGGAAGTTGCCAGCCCCGAGGCCTGGTTACGAACACCGGAACTGGTATTACGGTTTTATAACGAACGCCGGAAGCAACTTTGGGAGGCAAAACCCAATGGCGGGCACATCGGAATTGCTGATTTGGAAAATGAATTTGATGTTGAAATTGTCACTCAAAATGTAGATGATTTGCATGAACAGGCCGGAAGTAAAAAGGTGTTGCATTTGCATGGCGAGTTGAGAAAAGCGCGCAGCACTATCGATCCTGATTTGGTTTATACGCTTGATAACTGGGAACTAAAACTTGGCGATAAATGCGAAAAGGGAAGTCAACTCCGGCCTCACATTGTTTGGTTTGGCGAGGCAGTTCCTGCATTAAACGATGCACTTCCGATTGTTCAGCATGCCGATATTTTAGTTGTAATCGGTACATCGCTGGTGGTTTATCCTGCAGCCGGGCTGGTAAATTATGCTAAACCGGAAATTCCTATCTTTGTTATTGATCCGGGGCGGCCGCAGTTGTTTTCCAAAAATGTAACTTACATTCAGGAAAAAGCGGGCAAAGGAGTGGAGATTTTGAAATCAGAACTTGAAAAATGGAAATAA